The Piliocolobus tephrosceles isolate RC106 chromosome 2, ASM277652v3, whole genome shotgun sequence genome window below encodes:
- the CLDN11 gene encoding claudin-11 isoform X1 → MVATCLQVVGFVTSFVGWIGVIVTTSTNDWVVTCGYTIPTCRKLDELGSKGLWADCVMATGLYHCKPLVDILILPGYVQACRALMIAASVLGLPAILLLLTVLPCIRMGHEPGVAKYRRAQLAGVLLILLALCAIVATIWFPVCAHRETTIVSFGYSLYAGWIGAVLCLVGGCVILCCAGDAQAFGENPFYYSSGSSSPTHAKSAHV, encoded by the exons ATGGTGGCCACGTGCCTGCAGGTGGTGGGCTTCGTCACGAGCTTCGTGGGCTGGATCGGCGTCATCGTGACCACCTCCACCAATGACTGGGTGGTGACCTGCGGCTACACCATCCCCACCTGCCGCAAGCTGGACGAGCTGGGCTCCAAGGGGCTGTGGGCCGACTGCGTCATGGCCACGGGGCTGTACCACTGCAAGCCCCTGGTGGACATCCTCATCCTGCCGG GCTACGTGCAGGCCTGCCGTGCCCTGATGATTGCTGCCTCAGTCCTGGGTCTGCCAGCCATTTTACTGCTGCTGACTGTTCTTCCCTGCATCCGGATGGGCCATGAGCCCGGTGTGGCTAAGTACAGGCGGGCCCAGCTGGCTGGTGTTTTGCTCATTCTGCTGG CTCTCTGCGCCATTGTTGCCACCATCTGGTTCCCTGTGTGCGCCCACCGTGAGACCACCATCGTGAGCTTTGGCTACTCCCTGTATGCAGGCTGGATTGGTGCTGTGCTGTGCCTCGTGGGTGGCTGTGTCATCCTCTGCTGCGCTGGAGATGCCCAGGCCTTTGGTGAAAACCCTTTCTACTACTCTTCGGGCTCTAGCTCCCCAACGCATGCCAAGAGTGCCCATGTATAA
- the CLDN11 gene encoding claudin-11 isoform X2 → MIAASVLGLPAILLLLTVLPCIRMGHEPGVAKYRRAQLAGVLLILLALCAIVATIWFPVCAHRETTIVSFGYSLYAGWIGAVLCLVGGCVILCCAGDAQAFGENPFYYSSGSSSPTHAKSAHV, encoded by the exons ATGATTGCTGCCTCAGTCCTGGGTCTGCCAGCCATTTTACTGCTGCTGACTGTTCTTCCCTGCATCCGGATGGGCCATGAGCCCGGTGTGGCTAAGTACAGGCGGGCCCAGCTGGCTGGTGTTTTGCTCATTCTGCTGG CTCTCTGCGCCATTGTTGCCACCATCTGGTTCCCTGTGTGCGCCCACCGTGAGACCACCATCGTGAGCTTTGGCTACTCCCTGTATGCAGGCTGGATTGGTGCTGTGCTGTGCCTCGTGGGTGGCTGTGTCATCCTCTGCTGCGCTGGAGATGCCCAGGCCTTTGGTGAAAACCCTTTCTACTACTCTTCGGGCTCTAGCTCCCCAACGCATGCCAAGAGTGCCCATGTATAA